The following proteins are co-located in the Plasmodium brasilianum strain Bolivian I chromosome 11, whole genome shotgun sequence genome:
- a CDS encoding transportin — protein MHNSCYENSNSYMEWKPNEKIYKTINEALTSSCNSSNNNVQIEVTKVLKDLNENVSDAALYLLHIFMNKQEKNDVRQVGGLLLKNYINSKNKFLTIDILKIIKNEIFKLVEDEVKEIRNTSGSVITTILTKYEGIDKWPEALYNLLLLIERGNNDVVDGAFRAIIIIIEDELMNRKSADSLFFQFCKTQLLQKLFSFCTPQEKSIKKKYAAECLDLFITSSCFTTNGVFNEYFPQLWECLGYLASEEDTQILKIVVTCMTIITDSRYASIFTNLDAIIQFMVNATNSSDRKVQLEALEFWPVFIKDRSYIAYSNYNNNHNNHNNHNNHNNSNNNNNSNNNNNNNNNNSNNNNNINNNNNNSSSMNTNMNNTNKSIDFLSKSDSFIDENVYKNINELRNEALKILKSYLPYLCKILVDNTVYTKWDYLTMDESHFQNDNANIPDLIQDISPELYNNNNSNKNDDIGQDELKINKMNNNSSVNNSNSSNVNSNNMDNITDMGFDNKNSNTYDDFSDDEKNDDLTSRTWGNDWTVRKGAALCLDYLSNVYNDEILEFILPHIEEKLMSDKWNIRESAVLTLGAIAKGCMYSLSPFIPKVLEYLIKLLNDEKPLARSISCWCVTRFSSWICHPDNCDKWFEPVLLNLLKRILDSNKRVQEAACSSFANLEEDALELLNNYLHEIVHTIQQAFQIYQAKNYFILFDVVGTLIDSVNIVKENNELAHQIVNSILLKWDNIRISSPYIIALMECMSCITSAYGKEFLKYAKSVIRTCIKFLVLLYIDLEEEIKYYYTKKSGSTNSFMLNRNNISDTASELLTYYKISNEDYFTSLKDIDSISPSKKKDLIECSFDLLSRILSVINSNILNILSEDEYNFIPLVHRYCLKLENIKFDSLNNKMIINHGYNKMLNLNNSNNNNNNTSSSITNGIIVSKENEYTELAKLFLNFGILQSNFALIGDISRFCTQYLIPYLNDIIPYLIAHITHPSTPVSNNASWAIGEISIHINPQYMEMYVDEIIKQLIYICQNSKYHGCLLQNICISLGRLSATYPKKIIFYFPQFLKTWLKIMSHGTQENEKISSLKAILETLYLNLDIAAENLKDIVYIILKYKYVSQNINIFFHQFLSNMKQKYPNHWKEIYNPTNDSLSSPIPNDMLNDLNTRFNL, from the coding sequence ATGCATAACAGCTGTTATGAAAATAGTAACTCGTACATGGAATGGAAGCCGAATgagaaaatatacaaaacaaTTAATGAGGCATTAACATCCTCATGTAACAGTTCAAATAACAACGTTCAGATTGAAGTAACCAAAGttttaaaagatttaaatgaaaatgtatcAGATGCTgcgttatatttattacatatatttatgaacaaacaagaaaaaaatgatgttaGGCAAGTAGGAGggttattattaaaaaattatataaattcgaaaaataaatttttaacaattgatattttaaaaataataaagaatgaAATTTTCAAATTAGTTGAAGATGAGgtaaaagaaataagaaaCACATCTGGATCTGTTATAACAACAATTCTGACCAAGTATGAAGGAATAGATAAGTGGCCCGAAgcgttatataatttattactgTTAATAGAACGTGGAAATAATGATGTAGTTGATGGAGCATTTCGTgcaattataattataatagaaGATGAATTAATGAATAGAAAAAGTGCtgattctcttttttttcaattttgcaAAACACAATTATTAcagaaattattttcattttgcacACCAcaagaaaaaagtataaaaaaaaaatatgctgcTGAGTGTCttgatttatttataacatcATCATGTTTTACTACAAATGGtgtttttaatgaatattttcCTCAATTATGGGAATGCTTAGGATATCTAGCTTCAGAAGAAGATAcgcaaatattaaaaattgtagTTACTTGTATGACCATTATTACAGACTCTAGGTATGCATCTATATTTACTAACTTAGACGCGATTATTCAATTTATGGTTAATGCAACCAATTCATCAGATAGAAAAGTTCAACTAGAAGCATTAGAGTTTTGGCCcgtatttataaaagataGGAGCTATATTGCCTAttcaaattataataataatcataataatcataataatcataataatcataataatagtaataataataataatagtaataataataataataataataacaataacagtaataataataataacattaataataataataataatagtagtagtatgAACACTAATATGAATAACACTAATAAATCAATCGATTTTTTGAGCAAGTCAGATAGTTTTATTGATGAAAatgtgtataaaaatattaacgaGTTAAGAAATGAAgctttgaaaatattaaagagCTATTTACcctatttatgtaaaatactCGTTGATAATACGGTTTATACCAAATGGGATTATTTAACTATGGACGAATCACATTTTCAAAATGACAATGCAAATATACCTGATTTAATACAAGACATTTCCCCggaattatataataataataatagtaataaaaatgatgacATTGGTCAGGATGAATTgaagataaataaaatgaacaataATAGCAGTGTTAATAACAGCAATAGCAGCAATGTGAATAGCAACAATATGGACAACATTACGGATATGGGATTTGATAATAAGAATAGTAACACGTATGATGATTTTAGcgatgatgaaaaaaatgatgatttGACTTCTAGAACATGGGGAAATGATTGGACTGTTCGGAAAGGAGCTGCATTATGTCTTGACTACTTATCCAATGTATATAATGATGAGATACtagaatttattttaccacatattgaagaaaaattaatgagTGATAAATGGAACATCAGGGAAAGTGCGGTGCTAACCCTAGGTGCTATTGCAAAAGGTTGTATGTATAGCTTATCTCCATTTATACCTAAAGTGTTGGAATATTTAATCAAATTACTAAATGATGAGAAGCCATTAGCAAGAAGTATATCCTGTTGGTGTGTTACAAGATTTTCGTCTTGGATATGTCACCCGGATAATTGTGATAAATGGTTTGAACCAgttttgttaaatttattaaaaagaattttagaTAGTAATAAACGAGTACAAGAAGCAGCTTGTTCCTCTTTTGCTAATCTTGAGGAAGATGCTTTAGAATtacttaataattatttgcaTGAAATTGTTCACACGATTCAACAAGCGTTTCAGATATATCAAgcgaaaaattattttattttatttgatgTAGTCGGAACGTTAATTGATAGTGTCAATATTGTAAAAGAGAACAATGAGTTAGCTCATCAAATTGTTAATTcgattttattaaaatgggATAACATTCGTATCAGTAGCCCATATATTATAGCTTTAATGGAATGTATGTCATGTATTACTAGTGCATATGGAAaggaatttttaaaatatgcaaaaagtGTTATAAGAACatgtattaaatttttggttttattatacatagaTTTAgaggaagaaataaaatattattatacgaAAAAATCAGGTAGTACCAATTCGTTTATGTtgaatagaaataatatttcgGACACAGCTAGTgaattattaacatattataaaatatcaaaTGAAGATTATTTTACTAGTTTAAAAGATATAGATTCTATATCTCCGTCTAAGAAAAAGGATTTAATAGAATGTAGTTTTGATTTATTATCAAGAATTTTAAGTGTTATAAattctaatattttaaacattttaagtgaagatgaatataattttataccaTTAGTTCATAGATATTgtttaaaattagaaaatataaaatttgattCTCTAAATAATAAGATGATAATTAATCAtggttataataaaatgttaaatttaaataatagtaacaataacaacaataatacTTCATCATCAATCACCAATGGAATAATAGTAAGtaaagaaaatgaatatacaGAATTAGCAAAACTTTTCCTAAATTTTGGAATTTTACAATCAAATTTTGCATTAATAGGAGATATTTCAAGATTTTGTACCCAGTATTTAATACCTTATTTAAACGACATCATACCATATCTTATTGCACATATTACTCATCCTTCGACCCCCGTTTCTAATAACGCTAGTTGGGCCATAGGAGAAATTAGTATACACATTAATCCTCAATACATGGAAATGTATGTagatgaaataataaaacaacttatttatatttgtcaGAATTCCAAATATCATGGATGCTtgttacaaaatatatgtatatcccTAGGTAGGTTATCAGCTACGTAtcctaaaaaaattattttttatttccctcaatttttaaaaacatggttaaaaattatgtcaCATGGTACacaagaaaatgaaaaaattagctCTCTGAAGGCAATTTTAGAAACCTTATATTTAAATCTAGATATTGCTGCAGAAAATTTGAAAGatattgtttatataatattgaagtataaatatgtatctcaaaatattaatattttttttcaccaATTTCTATCAAACATGAAGCAAAAATACCCCAATCACTGGAAAGAAATCTATAACCCAACGAATGACTCTCTTTCGTCCCCCATACCAAACGACATGCTGAACGACTTAAACACGAGGTTTAATTTATGA
- a CDS encoding 6-pyruvoyltetrahydropterin synthase: MKKDTVNSENNTTELIIESPSFSFNCAHFIAYKGFKETLHGHNYNVSLKVKGYVQEDGYVVDFSILKEKVRNVCNQLDHHFIVPVYSDVLKIEDENKNIKITCEDNSVYSFPQYDCIKLPIMHSSTEEIAQYILNKIIEEIDISFLIKRKVNYIEISVSEAPTQRALVHKNI; encoded by the coding sequence ATGAAGAAAGATACAGTTAATTCAGAAAATAATACAACCGAACTCATAATTGAATCACCTTCATTTTCATTCAACTGTGCACACTTTATTGCATATAAAGGGTTCAAAGAAACCTTACATGgtcataattataatgtatCCTTAAAAGTAAAAGGTTATGTACAAGAAGATGGATATGTTGTagatttttctattttaaaagaaaaagttagAAACGTTTGTAATCAGTTAGATCATCATTTCATCGTACCTGTTTATAGtgatgttttaaaaattgaagatgaaaataaaaatataaagattaCTTGTGAAGACAATTCGGTATATTCTTTCCCACAGTATGACTGCATTAAATTACCTATTATGCATTCTTCTACAGAAGAAATTGCacagtatattttaaataaaataatagaagaaatagatatatcatttttgataaaaagaaaagtcaATTACATAGAAATAAGTGTAAGCGAAGCGCCAACTCAGAGAGCCTtagttcataaaaatatatag
- a CDS encoding ribonuclease P protein subunit p29 has product MGENTSTEINKKRKTDDNKHINYYSQGKNLHRKNEKSSNNIYYKKSNKQDDKCSKNLKLSLYGKNISPSFSLNKNSNANVTESKSNINIYVPNNINSNNVNQNCRNCSRGKENKFTNHPFLSKKPRDYSSSVDSELDKTLDLEMPSKIFISKSLKNDSSYNMDKKKTTQQPKIEKVGLSSNEYSSYNVPAENNTSYEHARKLNELWNIYVNELLELTNSKELSLDTINDMELNGACVEIHKSRCSTYIGIKGIIVLETQNSFKIITPKNRVLILLKNKSVFIINIKEKQYYLHGVQLLRDPALKSSKKYKILQNRAI; this is encoded by the exons ATGGGAGAAAACACATCAActgaaattaataaaaaacgaaaaacaGATGacaataaacatataaattattattcacAAGGCAAGAATTTGCacagaaaaaatgaaaaaagttcaaataatatatattataagaagTCCAATAAACAAGATGACAAATGTAGTAAAAATCTTAAGTTAAGCTTATATGGTAAGAACATATCACCATCTTtctcattaaataaaaattcgaATGCAAACGTTACGGAATCAAagagtaatattaatatatacgtCCCTAACAATATCAATTCCAATAATGTAAATCAAAACTGCAGAAACTGTAGTAGGGGTAAAGAAAATAAGTTTACCAATCATCCTTTTCTTAGCAAAAAGCCGAGAGATTACTCCTCTTCGGTTGATAGTGAATTGGACAAG ACCCTCGATTTGGAAATGCCTTCAAAAATCTTTATTAgtaaaagtttaaaaaatgatagtTCATATAATATGGATAAGAAGAAAACAACACAGCAGccaaaaatagaaaaagtaGGTTTATCATCTAACGAATATTCTAGTTACAACGTGCCTGCAGAAAACAATACATCATATGAACATGCAAGAAAATTAAACGAATTATggaatatttatgtaaatgaaTTACTCGAATTAACAAACAGCAAAGAGTTAAGTTTAGACACAATTAATGATATGGAGTTGAATGGCGCTTGTGTTGAAATTCATAAATCGCGGTGTTCAACATACATCGgaataaaaggaataatagTCTTGGAAACGCAAAAc tcatttaaaataataacgcCAAAGAACAGAGTACTAATATTactgaaaaataaatcagtgtttataataaacataaaggAGAAGCAGTATTACTTACATGGAGTACAACTGCTGCGTGACCCAGCTTTAAAATCATCCAAGAAGTACAAAATACTACAGAATAGAGCTATTTAA
- a CDS encoding acetyl-CoA synthetase has protein sequence MNNTESCGILSKIDSGQLNVIDIDQSIFLNKHCYPVNEFYGEDDNETSTNNQLKNVKIYKEMYEESINNPEMFWGNIAKSSLRWSKVFTKVYIGNFKKGNVSWFINGKINACENCVDRWVEKHPNKTAIIWEKDTPNDYKKISYQKLLEKTCKVANLLKMYGVKKQDTVTIYLPMIPELVYSMLACARIGAIHNVVFAGYFSGSLCDRILDSRSTILITCDFGIRGGKLTKLKQIADGAMDMCGTIKTCIVFKNKTNINDISIYNKTSMQNHFYHSNSIDSPSTILIDKNNENRDDYDNSCIDKNCTKRKGAEISAPTHNENIYGNICKNTNDSSNSKINLKTNNVSSYTLNDNTQNCIKDESSAYVYAMDKSDHNANCNGDNNINISISESDKDKSCSNNPIDNNISLNCNYNCNDNTNNINYNSNSNNNISSNNISSSSNNISSNNISSNNISSNNISSNNISSNNITSSNYISGNNNNTPKKVVHTLHKKIFKNNNLNKKFSSVEKIQCNKVDNDDHNTIYENDEANRRGYPTMNGKESRYCKNNIELKNNLLGISKNTKNEKEAYNGNENRRSNFDENICTLKEGRDIDGSSLMKNMRSYCPIEYVDSEDFLCLLYTSGSTGKPKGVAHTTAGYLIYAYTTCKYIFDVKDDDIFGCVADIGWVTGHSYVLYGPLLNGITTVLFSSIPTYPDCGRYWNLIQTHKVTQFYTAPTALRALMKHGDHFVEKYDLSSCRILGSVGEPINPETWRWYYNVIGKKKCVIVDTYWQTETGGIVIAPIPNLFKMKPGCATLPFFGVELEILDSNTLEPVKGTNVCGLLCIKSPWPGMLRTVFGNHNRLIKTYFSMCPNYYFTGDGAYRDEDGYYWISGRIDDTLNVSGHRLGAAEIEHALVQHFCIAEAAVVSFHHNVKGEGILCFVVKKKGELRNYMEQNVDTKNNVLLTSTTANIKDMEELKKNYTDDKIIDELKLYVRQVIGPIATPDIICIVPDLPKTRSGKIVRRILRAIANGLKDFGDITTVSNYEIIDIISHKFKECKEKGQTGS, from the coding sequence ATGAATAACACAGAAAGCTGTGGAATCCTATCTAAGATTGACTCAGGACAACTTAATGTTATTGATATTGATCAaagtatttttcttaataaacaCTGTTACCCAGTTAATGAATTTTATGGAGAAGATGATAATGAGACGAGTACAAATAATCagttaaaaaatgtaaaaatatataaagaaatgtATGAAGAAAGTATTAATAATCCGGAAATGTTTTGGGGGAACATTGCTAAAAGTAGTTTAAGATGGTCTAAGGTGTTCACTAAAGTATATATTggcaattttaaaaagggtAATGTTAGTTGGTTTattaatggaaaaattaatgCATGTGAAAATTGTGTTGACAGATGGGTAGAAAAACATCCTAATAAAACTGCTATAATATGGGAAAAGGATACTCCAaatgattataaaaaaattagttatcaaaaattattagaaaaaacatGTAAAGTGGCTAATTTACTAAAAATGTATGGTGTTAAAAAACAAGATACTGTAACTATTTATTTACCTATGATTCCAGAATTAGTGTATTCCATGTTAGCATGTGCTAGAATAGGTGCTATACACAATGTTGTATTTGCAGGGTATTTTTCTGGTAGCTTATGTGATAGAATTTTAGATTCAAGATCTACTATTCTAATTACATGTGATTTTGGCATTAGAGGGGGTAAATTAAccaaattaaaacaaattgcTGATGGAGCTATGGATATGTGTGGTACTATAAAAACTTGTAttgttttcaaaaataaaacaaatattaatgatattagtatatataataaaacgtCAATGcaaaatcatttttatcattcaaATAGTATTGATTCTCCATCAACTATAttaattgataaaaataatgagaaCAGAGATGATTATGACAACAGCTGTATTGACAAAAATTGTACTAAAAGAAAGGGTGCTGAGATAAGTGCTCCAACTCACAATGAAAACATATATGGcaatatatgcaaaaatacCAATGATAGTTcaaatagtaaaattaacTTAAAAACCAACAATGTAAGTAGTTATACCCTAAATGATAATACACAAAATTGCATAAAGGACGAGAGTTCAGCATATGTTTATGCAATGGATAAAAGTGATCACAATGCAAATTGTAACGGCgacaataatataaatatcagTATTAGCGAAAGTGACAAGGATAAGAGTTGCAGTAATAATCCCATTGATAACAATATCAGTCTTAATTGCAATTATAACTGTAACGACAacacaaataatattaattataatagtaatagtaataataatattagtagtaataatattagtagtagtagtaataatataagtaGCAACAATATAAGTAGCAACAATATAAGTAGCAACAATATAAGTAGCAACAATataagtagtaataatattacaagtagtaattatataagtggtaataataataatacccCAAAAAAGGTAGTACACACATTACATAAAaagatttttaaaaataacaatttaaataagaaattttcaagtgtagaaaaaatacaatGTAACAAAGTGGACAATGATGATCACAATACAATTTATGAAAACGATGAAGCAAATAGGAGGGGTTATCCAACCATGAATGGAAAAGAATCACGTTATTGTAAGAACAATATCGAATTGAAGAACAATTTGTTGGGTATATCGAAAAATaccaaaaatgaaaaagaggCATATAATGGAAACGAAAATAGAAGGAGTAATTTCgatgaaaatatatgtacactaAAAGAAGGTCGTGATATAGATGGTTCAtcattaatgaaaaatatgagaTCATATTGTCCCATAGAATATGTAGATAGTGAagattttttatgtttattatatacttcAGGTTCTACAGGGAAACCAAAAGGTGTAGCACACACTACAGCTggttatttaatatatgcatatacaacatgtaaatatatttttgatgtTAAGGATGATGATATATTTGGGTGTGTTGCAGACATAGGATGGGTAACAGGTCATAGTTATGTTTTATATGGACCTTTATTAAACGGAATAACTACTGTCTTATTTTCATCTATACCAACTTACCCTGATTGTGGTAGATATTGGAATTTAATACAAACACATAAAGTAACACAGTTTTATACAGCCCCAACAGCACTTCGAGCTTTGATGAAACATGGGGACCATTTTgttgaaaaatatgatttatCCTCCTGTCGAATATTAGGTAGTGTAGGTGAACCTATTAATCCAGAAACATGGAGATGGTATTATAATGTAATtggtaaaaaaaagtgtGTTATTGTTGATACCTATTGGCAAACAGAGACAGGTGGTATTGTAATTGCACCGATACCGAacttatttaaaatgaaacCAGGGTGTGCGACGCTACCATTTTTTGGTGTTGAATTAGAAATTCTAGATTCAAACACGTTAGAACCAGTAAAAGGTACGAATGTTTGTggtttattatgtattaagAGTCCATGGCCTGGTATGTTAAGAACAGTATTTGGAAATCATAATAGATTAATTAAAACTTATTTTTCCATGTGTCCTAATTACTATTTCACCGGGGATGGTGCGTATAGAGATGAAGATGGGTATTATTGGATATCAGGTAGAATTGATGATACGTTAAATGTATCAGGTCATAGGTTAGGAGCGGCAGAAATTGAACATGCATTAGTTCAACACTTCTGTATTGCCGAGGCAGCTGTTGTTTCTTTTCATCATAATGTTAAGGGGGAAGgtattttatgttttgttgttaaaaaaaaaggggagtTAAGAAATTATATGGAACAAAATGTTGatactaaaaataatgttcTTTTGACATCCACTACTGCTAATATAAAAGACAtggaagaattaaaaaaaaattatacagatgataaaataatagatgAATTAAAATTGTATGTTAGACAAGTTATAGGACCTATTGCTACTCCagatattatttgtattgtCCCTGACTTACCTAAAACAAGAAGTGGAAAAATTGTTAGGAGAATACTAAGAGCTATAGCTAACGGATTAAAGGATTTTGGTGATATTACAACTGTTTcaaattatgaaattattgATATTATTAGCCATAAATTTAAGGAATGCAAAGAAAAGGGTCAAACGGGATCGTAA
- a CDS encoding mitochondrial import inner membrane translocase subunit TIM22, translated as MNLNNNSNNGSSYNNRSNNNIILSDKYINLNILKKGEELNDQEKLFLKVHTYLNEGIIPKCIGMGIGGGFVGILIGAFFFSMQPSNIDYTLSYKEQLKEQFCLFKQSIKNSCVNFAKIGFLFSFYENSLQKMRAANDITNTLYSGCLTGATISYKKGLPSMISGCASFAAFSAVIEKLQKSKKF; from the coding sequence atgaatttaaataataatagtaataatgggAGCAGTTACAACAATAGGAGTAATAACAACATCATATTAAGtgacaaatatataaatttaaatattttaaaaaagggaGAAGAGCTAAATGATCAAGAGAAACTATTCTTAAAAGTTCATACTTACCTAAATGAAGGAATTATTCCTAAATGTATTGGAATGGGTATTGGTGGTGGATTTGTAGGTATTTTAATTGGTGCATTCTTTTTTAGTATGCAGCCAAGTAATATAGATTATACTTTAAGTTATAAAGAACAACTGAAGGAGcaattttgtttgtttaaacagtcaataaaaaatagttgtGTCAATTTTGCTAAAATaggatttttattttcattttatgaGAATTCTTTACAAAAAATGAGAGCAGCAAATGATATAACGAATACGCTATATTCAGGTTGCTTAACAGGTGCTACTATATCTTATAAAAAAGGGTTACCTTCGATGATTAGTGGATGCGCTAGTTTTGCAGCTTTTTCCGCTGTTATTGAAAAGTTGCAAAagtcaaaaaaattttaa
- a CDS encoding hypothetical protein (conserved Plasmodium protein): MNIFDEKYYKKVSDDEMNYVKEKLKSKNENSLHYIDPILENIYNKTIKEQQINFSNTKDDKNTYYKKESDKKYIYDKNTDIRNYEDHISKKKKRAFTLGAIDGIGGISILNAPLINPENARIDPPILQLPSATNLIKNVHVRVNFDKNIDKSYKYRTQNSNKDIMKNMKPLYSLPEKVMTYYMYDNSKGEADKWSSTKSKKKWESTKNRCNNLDRQKWKHKVDNLKDVVKDESEGRTADGEKQEGKMEEEEGEVKEEEEDMMGEGKSKAIGEAEVEAVLVLEDRLRNKEKKNPSRNEELICALKDKTGNMFSEEKKIKSCEIPNNSSNNSVYIKENNTPFSKTSLVKKVYQNKQFNNVNSNYKEGSPFSENVVTLQNNNNYDEQLDINNDQLKIFEANKIMSSTLINALKVLAHDVSF; this comes from the coding sequence atgaacatattcgatgaaaaatattataaaaaagtaagtGACGATGAAATGAATTATGTAAAGGAAAAactaaaaagtaaaaatgaaaatagttTACATTACATAGACCCAATTttggaaaatatttataacaaaaCAATAAAAGAACAACAGATCAATTTCAGTAACACAAAGGATGATAAGAacacatattataaaaaggaaagtgataaaaagtatatatacgaTAAAAACACAGATATAAGAAACTATGAAGACCAtatttcgaaaaaaaaaaaaagagcattCACTTTAGGTGCTATAGACGGAATAGGTGGTATTAGTATACTAAATGCTCCTTTAATAAACCCAGAAAATGCAAGGATAGATCCTCCTATTTTACAATTACCATCAGCAAcaaatttgataaaaaatgtgCACGTAAGAGtaaattttgataaaaatattgacaagtcatataaatatagaactcaaaatagtaataaggatattatgaaaaatatgaaaccTTTATATTCGCTTCCTGAAAAGGTTATGACTTATTACATGTATGATAATTCTAAAGGGGAAGCAGATAAATGGAGTTCCacaaaaagcaaaaaaaaatgggaaagtACAAAAAATCGTTGTAATAATTTGGATAGGCAAAAATGGAAGCATAAAGTGGACAACCTAAAGGATGTAGTAAAGGATGAATCAGAGGGAAGAACAGCGGACGGAGAAAAACAGGAGGGGAAGAtggaagaagaggaaggaGAGGTgaaagaagaagaggaagataTGATGGGAGAAGGAAAAAGCAAAGCTATAGGAGAAGCAGAAGTAGAAGCTGTGCTAGTACTGGAGGATAGGCTAAGgaacaaggaaaaaaaaaacccaTCTAGAAACGAAGAATTAATATGCGCCTTAAAAGACAAGACAGGAAATATGTTTTCCgaagagaagaaaataaagagcTGTGAAATACCAaacaatagtagtaataacagtgtatatataaaagaaaataatacgCCATTCTCAAAAACCAGTTTGGTAAAAAAGGTTTACCAAAATAAACAATTCAACAATGTAAATAGTAATTATAAGGAAGGCAGTCCTTTCTCAGAAAATGTTGTTacattacaaaataataataattatgacgAACAGttagatataaataatgatcaacttaaaatatttgaagcaaataaaataatgtcgTCAACGTTAATTAATGCCCTTAAAGTATTAGCTCATGATGTTTCCTTTTAA
- a CDS encoding protein DJ-1: MSGKKTALVVVASGSEDVEYITTVDVLRRANISVTTASVEETEKVCLQSKNVVLADTLIGKVRSNTYDVIVIPGGMKGSNAISDCVAVIEMLKEQKQSNRLYAAICAAPETVFHRHSLIDDVEAVAYPSFESDFKHIGKGRVCVSKNCVTSVGPGSAVEFALKIVELLLSRDAALKLASGFLLHPSVTF; encoded by the exons ATGAGTGGAAAAAAAACCGCTTTAGTTGTAGTG gcTTCGGGATCGGAGGATGTAGAATATATTACAACAGTCGATGTTCTAAGAAGAGCTA atATCAGCGTAACAACAGCATCTGTAGAAGAAACAGAAAAAGTGTGCCTTCAATCAAAAAATGTCGTTCTCGCGGATACATTAATTGGTAAGGTTAGAAGTAATACTTATGATGTAATAGTAATTCCAGGTGGAATGAAAGGATCAAATGCAATATCAGATTGTGTAGCTGTTATTGAAATgttaaaagaacaaaaacaaaGTAATAGACTTTATGCAGCTATATGTGCTGCACCAGAAACTGTCTTTCATCGTCATTCCCTAATTGATGATGTTGAGGCAGTTGCGTATCCATCGTTTGAGAGTGACTTTAAACATATTGGTAAAGGAAGAGTGTGTGTTTCGAAAAATTGCGTAACATCTGTAGGACCAGGATCTGCTGTTGAATTTGCACTGAAAATAGTAGAATTGCTATTAAGTAGAGACGCTGCACTAAAACTTGCAAGCGGTTTTCTTTTGCATCCCTCtgttacattttaa